One Perca flavescens isolate YP-PL-M2 chromosome 5, PFLA_1.0, whole genome shotgun sequence genomic window, CAGTGTTATGTTTGGTGAGCTTCTCAACTGTTTACGAAGTCTGAATTTTCCTCTCCAAACTTCACCACTGCTGCCCTGGAAGTTGGTCAGGATTGGGCTCGTGAACGCGCTGCAATATGTGCATGTGTACTTTAGCAGAGCGCGCGCTCTGATTGAGGCTCAGTGATGACCGACATCTAGCGGCCAGAAGATGGAATTACACAAAGCGTCACCGTTCACCAGCCagctgcagcgctgtggagataggtcagTAAATGCGAAACTAACTTTAAAGTAATGCGACTGGACTGTAGTTAAAGTGACGAACTGCAAGGATATTTTCATAATTTGTTTGTGATAACAAACAGTATTCACACAATGAGTGGGGTTTTCACTGGTTTCTAAGCCTCAACTGATACATTTCATTAGGATTAATAACTACTGCATCCTGGTCATCcgaatcaagaaaaaaaaaaaaaacaggagaaacAAAAGGATACTGGACAATGCATTTATTAAATTAGAGTTCATAAAACACCTTGGAATGTGACCACAACTGTCATCATATCCTCCCCagagatgtatgtatgtatgtgtatatataaaaaccATTGGAAAGTATGTGTACATAGTATCGCAGTGATTCCTGGTTATCAGCTGTAAAACAGCAGTGAATGGACTTTCTATGCTGTGAAGATACTTCACTGGTCTGAGCGGTTCCATGCCAACTTTCAATACATATTGACATATTGATgccaaatgaaaacaaataactTTTCTTATGTAAAAGACAACAAATATGGTTTATTCTAAAATCTTAAAGTCTTATGTCAAATAAAACAGAGGATAATAATTGTCAAAAGTCTGTTGATTTcagcttcctctcctccttctcagTAAGGGGCTGCTGGGAGAGGATTTTGTCATGCAGGCGGTGGTGTTTGCCGATGCCCAGCTTTGGCAGACCTCGGTTCAGCCCCTCTAGCAGCACACATGACTTGCACAGAGCCTGGCTGGAGATGTAGCCACAGCGGTTGCAGGTTCCCTGCACAGGCATCTTCACCCCCTCCCGCACCGACAGGTTCTCCCCTGAGTGCATGATATCCATTATGGAGCTAGGCCTTACGCTCTCCAGGTCTTTTAAAAAGGTCCTCGCATGGCCACGATAAGCATTGGGAGAGTAGATACATTCAGTGGAAAAGTAGTCCAACTTCTTAAAGTAAGCGTAGAGAACAATCTCTTTCTCATACGCATATTTGAGGGGCTTGCAGCGCGGCACGACCCCTTCGCCTTCGCTGGCTGTGGAAATGGCAGTGCAGCGGCGCAGACGGGCTATGTCCCCTCGCAAGACGTTCATCAAAACAGTCTCCGCCACGTCGTCAGCATTGTGACCTgtgggaaaaaacaaacaaaaaaacccacATCCAGCCATTGTAACATATTCTAACAAAACAGTTTTCTTTGAAATTGAGGCCAAGTGTGCTCAGTCCAATTTCAAGGTTGAAACTTGTGCATTCACATTTTAATGATGTTATTTAGAGTTACCTGTACATATCTTGTCCACTTTCAGCATGATGGCTCCTCTGTCTAATGCCTGCCTTCTGAACACTCCACAGAAGGTGCAGTTATTTTTCAGTCCCACCTGCTTCACTATAGCATCCATAGTCCAGCCATACAGCTCCTCATACGACACAATCTTCAGTGGCAGCTCATACTGTTGCTGATTCCTCTTTACTGTCTCCAAGGAGTCATCTCGGTAACCAGAGATTCCCTCGTCCACCGAGAGAAGCATAAGTTCAAGGCCATAGTTGTATCGCTCATTTAGAAGCTTCATTATATGTGCGAGCACTGTGGAGTCCTTTCCACCCGAGGCAGCAATTCCTACTATTTCCCCAGGGTTGAACAGCTGTGCTGCCACGATTGTCTGATGCACCTCCTCCTCAAAGGCCCAGAAAAAGCACTCCTTACACAGCGAATGGCCCGTTTTTGGACGTTTCAGCACAGCACGCTTGTCAACACAGTTACTGCACAGGACAGGCATCTTGACTgttggaagtttttttttcaaaaggacAACAATGTTATTGTGGCAGATGCTTTAGTACAGCTGACCCACAGGTTTTAGTGTCAAttactttttctctttcattaTCATTCACTTGTTGAAAGCGAtcttacacttattttttcgTAAAAGGTGCCCCTGGAATACAAAATCTCTCTATAGTTTAAGAAGTCTGTCTGTGCTATAGAAAAGCcaatataaatacattattttccAATAAAGAGAACCAACACAAAAGACACAGAAAATCTGGCATTAAGACTACTTTTTGATACTGTGCAACGGCAAAAATAGTTTCCCAAATCCACACCATTATTATGCAGctggaaaaatgacaaaattcaGTATACTAAGAATGCCATTTGCATACTAAAATTAACTtgatttttaaatattgttaatGGATACCCATAATGCACTGCACAACAGAAATTGGGGGAGCAGATTACAACTGGAcattatatacggtctatggaCATTTCGACCAACATACAATATTTAAGAAGGAAGTAAGTAACTTGTATAAGTACACGactattgttgttttttgagGCATACTGAATTTAAGAGTTGAACAAAACGACTCATAAAACGTCTTTAAATATCGTCTAACAGGAATGCACTTTTGGCAACGAGCAAAGCtcatgtagctagctaacgttattgCCAGCTTTGAAGGGAGCTAAGTTAGATGTGAGGTTGTCTCTGTTCAAGACAACCAACAACTACACAAACATAGTGGGATAAAGTC contains:
- the ctu1 gene encoding cytoplasmic tRNA 2-thiolation protein 1, whose translation is MPVLCSNCVDKRAVLKRPKTGHSLCKECFFWAFEEEVHQTIVAAQLFNPGEIVGIAASGGKDSTVLAHIMKLLNERYNYGLELMLLSVDEGISGYRDDSLETVKRNQQQYELPLKIVSYEELYGWTMDAIVKQVGLKNNCTFCGVFRRQALDRGAIMLKVDKICTGHNADDVAETVLMNVLRGDIARLRRCTAISTASEGEGVVPRCKPLKYAYEKEIVLYAYFKKLDYFSTECIYSPNAYRGHARTFLKDLESVRPSSIMDIMHSGENLSVREGVKMPVQGTCNRCGYISSQALCKSCVLLEGLNRGLPKLGIGKHHRLHDKILSQQPLTEKEERKLKSTDF